Proteins from a genomic interval of Trifolium pratense cultivar HEN17-A07 linkage group LG6, ARS_RC_1.1, whole genome shotgun sequence:
- the LOC123893220 gene encoding glutathione S-transferase T2-like, with protein MASEKEAALATTASESNPPTMFDRSNIKRENPSTVFYEDDEVLAYKDIAPEAPPHIIIIPKARDGLNGLPKAQVPLISSQVGLKNVTLDELLQSTKKGRRTKFTPGEDKVLIQAWLNVPKNAAAEANQRVDSFWLRIKNNYNKHRGHFKPRGNSQLKSRWHKVNSIVHKFVACYKAANEKKKSGSSESDIMGDAYTLFYQDEGDQFKLEHAWRLLKDEPKWLNSSFEGSTKRTKISASGAYSTTSNLNMPSNCEYNAVSPTVVCPAGTEVEKRKGTSKSEETSSVVCLTGTEVEKRKGTSKSEETSSVVCLTGTEVEKRKGTSKSEETSSVVCPTGTEVEKRKGKSKSEETSSANVELIEVQEIPKKKVLVMAEMARVQDEQNKLKEKELNMKEREFELEFLFKDTSGMTARQQRDHEMLCNVIREKYGIM; from the exons ATGGCTTCGGAGAAAGAAGCTGCTCTTGCAACTACTGCCTCTGAATCTAATCCTCCCACTAT GTTTGACAGGAGTAACATCAAAAGGGAAAATCCTTCTACTGTATTTTACGAGGATGATGAG GTCCTTGCTTATAAGGATATAGCTCCTGAAGCTCCTCCCCATATTATAATCATTCCCAAAGCTAGAGACGGGTTGAATGGTCTACCTAAG GCTCAAGTCCCGCTGATTTCAAGCCAAGTTGGGTTGAAGAATGTTACGCTCGATGAATTACTACAATCAACTAAAAAAGGACGAAGAACTAAGTTTACTCCGGGAGAAGATAAAGTTCTCATCCAAGCATGGCTAAATGTTCCCAAGAATGCAGCTGCTGAGGCAAACCAAAGAGTAGATTCCTTTTGGTTAAGaattaaaaacaattacaaTAAGCATCGTGGCCATTTCAAACCAAGGGGAAATTCACAATTAAAATCACGTTGGCATAAGGTGAATAGCATAGTTCATAAATTTGTAGCGTGCTACAAAGCAGccaatgagaaaaagaaaagtggtAGCTCTGAGTCTGACATCATGGGAGATGCATATACGCTTTTTTATCAAGACGAAGGTGACCAGTTCAAGTTAGAGCATGCATGGCGATTGTTGAAAGATGAGCCTAAATGGTTAAATTCATCGTTTGAAGGATCTACTAAAAGAACCAAGATTTCCGCTTCTGGAGCATACTCGACCACTTCTAATCTGAACATGCCATCAAATTGTGAATACAATGCAGTGTCACCTACCGTGGTTTGTCCAGCAGGGACAGAAGTAGAGAAAAGAAAGGGAACATCAAAATCAGAGGAAACATCGTCTGTGGTTTGTCTGACGGGGACAGAAGTAGAGAAAAGAAAGGGAACATCAAAATCAGAGGAAACATCGTCTGTGGTTTGTCTGACAGGGACAGAAGTAGAGAAAAGAAAGGGAACATCAAAATCAGAGGAAACATCGTCTGTGGTTTGTCCGACGGGGACAGAAGTAgagaaaagaaagggaaaatCAAAATCGGAGGAAACATCTTCTGCTAATGTTGAGCTAATTGAAGTGCAagaaattccaaaaaaaaaagttcttgtCATGGCAGAAATGGCACGCGTCCAGGATGAACAAAACAAGTTGAAGGAGAAAGAGTTGAATATGAAGGAGAGAGAGTTTGAGTTGGAGTTCCTCTTTAAGGATACATCCGGGATGACAGCCAGACAACAACGAGATCATGAGATGTTGTGTAATGTGATTAGAGAAAAATACGGAATTATGTAA
- the LOC123889281 gene encoding protein ENDOPLASMIC RETICULUM-ARRESTED PEN3 codes for MEEESTSHGTAESNATDRIKLNVGGKLFETTLTTIRSGGPDSLLFALSNRFSNDPNPVFIDRDPEIFSVLLSLLRTNHIPSTSRRFSKQELADEALFYGIDSHLRSATSPPPFSGIDASIVCSIRPASEGLPSTFTAAENGSVWIAHGGQLSSYDWNLIHSATVRTHLDEINSICRVWPEIAAVGTESDAGLHFYNFSGSRHVGSVHWSDPLDPRIFKARVNAITASENSVFASFDCPHRENCILEVDKAKLQIVSELGRQSGNQAKHMAPGKLNWVPATGVLVGSAVTGGAFGYSGYIRLWDPRSGEVVWETNEPGAAGRSSRFGDSFSAIDVDVEKLLLFKLCSKSGDLAMADMRRLSNDPWIYLKEKNPSLWTDGGDGSTSSVVHCYKGQVFVARGGELEVWSRVQEVVECESERERESDGEGVYRRNFVDKREDSEKGVIKKIEGGGDRLFISREDVEGIEVWESSHSAGAISVL; via the coding sequence ATGGAGGAAGAAAGCACTTCTCACGGCACGGCAGAGTCCAACGCAACTGACCGCATAAAACTCAACGTAGGCGGGAAGCTCTTCGAAACAACTCTTACTACCATCCGTTCCGGGGGTCCAGACTCTCTCCTCTTCGCACTCTCTAACCGTTTTTCAAACGACCCGAACCCGGTTTTCATAGACCGCGACCCGGAAATCTTCTCCGTCCTACTCTCTCTTCTCCGAACCAATCACATCCCTTCCACCTCCCGCCGCTTCTCCAAACAAGAACTCGCCGACGAAGCTCTTTTCTATGGCATTGACTCTCACCTCCGTTCCGCCACTTCTCCACCGCCTTTCTCCGGCATCGATGCATCCATCGTTTGCTCCATTCGTCCTGCATCAGAAGGTCTTCCTTCTACTTTCACCGCCGCTGAAAACGGCTCCGTTTGGATCGCTCACGGCGGTCAACTCTCTAGCTACGACTGGAACCTTATCCACTCCGCAACCGTTCGTACTCACCTCGATGAGATCAACTCGATTTGTAGAGTCTGGCCGGAGATCGCGGCTGTCGGAACTGAATCCGATGCCGGATTACATTTCTACAACTTTTCCGGTAGTCGCCACGTAGGTTCTGTTCATTGGAGCGATCCTTTAGATCCGCGAATCTTCAAAGCGCGAGTCAACGCGATAACCGCATCTGAGAATTCGGTTTTCGCTTCTTTCGATTGTCCTCACAGAGAGAATTGCATCCTCGAGGTTGATAAGGCTAAGCTCCAAATCGTGTCGGAGTTAGGTCGACAATCGGGGAACCAAGCAAAGCACATGGCTCCCGGGAAGCTTAATTGGGTTCCGGCAACTGGTGTCCTCGTCGGAAGCGCGGTCACCGGAGGAGCCTTTGGTTACTCCGGATATATCCGGTTGTGGGACCCTAGGTCTGGAGAAGTGGTTTGGGAAACGAATGAACCGGGTGCGGCTGGTAGGAGTAGTAGGTTTGGTGATTCATTTTCTGCTATAGATGTTGATGTTGAAAAATTGTTACTATTTAAGCTTTGTTCAAAGTCAGGGGATTTAGCTATGGCGGATATGCGTCGTTTGAGTAATGATCCTTGGATTTATTTGAAGGAGAAGAACCCTAGTTTATGGACAGATGGTGGTGATGGGAGTACTAGCAGTGTGGTGCATTGTTACAAGGGGCAAGTTTTTGTGGCGAGAGGTGGAGAGTTGGAGGTTTGGTCGAGAGTGCAAGAGGTGGTAGAGTGTGAGAGTGAGAGGGAAAGGGAGAGTGATGGTGAGGGAGTTTATAGGAGGAATTTTGTTGATAAGAGAGAAGACTCAGAGAAAGGTGTGATTAAGAAGATTGAAGGTGGTGGAGATAGGTTGTTTATTAGCAGAGAAGATGTTGAAGGTATTGAAGTGTGGGAGAGTTCCCATTCCGCTGGAGCTATCTCTGTTTTGTGA
- the LOC123889282 gene encoding sigma intracellular receptor 2-like, translating into MFSGISKDPRKILLFLLPRSLNLSHTNKQTNKQEKKPNMGVVLNLVDAILFLLFLLIAIVAPLIDAQTCLPLSYFPDILVNVKTWYTNEYGDYLVAEKPHFFVGLIWLELVFQWPLSLINLYAMLSSKPWFNTTCLIYGVSLSTSMVAVLSEMMGSKKASDKLLTMYFPFMCLGVLATLRGLLTNSSKSSSAFGKRPAMARKKQA; encoded by the exons ATGTTCAGTGGAATTTCCAAGGATCCAAGAAAgatccttctttttcttcttccaagATCCCTCAATCTCTcacacacaaacaaacaaacaaacaaacaagaaaaaaaaccaaacatggGTGTTGTGTTAAATCTTGTAGATGCAATCTTGTTCCTATTGTTTCTATTGATAGCAATTGTAGCACCATTGATAGATGCTCAAACATGTCTCCCTCTATCCTACTTTCCTGATATTCTTGTCAATGTTAAAACATGGTACACCAATGAATATGGTGATTATCTTGTTGCTGAAAAACCACATTTCTTTGTTGGTCTTATTTGGCTAGAACTTGTCTTTCAATGGCCTCTTTCTCTTATCAATCTCTATGCTATGTTATCTTCTAAGCCTTGGTTTAATACCACTTGTTTGATCTATGGTGTTTCTCTTTCCACTTCTAtg GTTGCTGTATTATCAGAAATGATGGGATCCAAGAAAGCATCTGATAAACTATTGACAATGTATTTCCCTTTCATGTGTTTGGGTGTTTTAGCTACTCTCAGAGGGTTGTTGACAAATTCTTCAAAGTCTTCATCAGCTTTTGGCAAGAGACCTGCAATGGCGAGGAAAAAACAAGCTTGA
- the LOC123890214 gene encoding senescence-specific cysteine protease SAG39-like, producing MATNNQLYHISLALLLCLGLWTIQVTSRTLQDGTMNERHEQWMDQYGKVYKDSQEREKRFKIFAENVNYIEAFNNVANNKRYTLGVNQFVDLTNDEFIASRNKFKGHMCSSITKTTSFKYENVSAIPSTVDWRKKGAVTPVKNQGQCGCCWAFSAVAATEGIHKLTAGKLISLSEQELVDCDTKGVDQGCEGGLMDDAFKFIIQNHGLSTEAKYPYQGVDGTCNANKASINAVTITGYEDVPANNEQALQKAVANQPISVAIDASGSDFQFYKSGVFTGSCGTELDHGVTAVGYGVSNDGTKYWLVKNSWGTDWGEEGYIRMQRGVDAAEGLCGIAMEASYPTA from the exons ATGGCAACCAATAATCAattatatcatatttcattGGCATTGCTCCTATGTTTGGGATTGTGGACTATTCAAGTCACTTCTCGCACTCTTCAAGATGGCACCATGAATGAAAGGCACGAGCAATGGATGGATCAATATGGAAAAGTTTATAAGGATTCTCAAGAAAGGGAGAAACGTTTCAAGATATTCGCAGAAAATGTGAATTATATTGAAGCTTTCAACAATGTTGCCAATAACAAGCGATACACACTAGGCGTTAATCAATTCGTGGACCTCACAAACGACGAGTTCATAGCATCTAGAAACAAATTTAAGGGGCATATGTGCTCATCAATCACAAAGACAACAagttttaaatatgaaaatgtaAGTGCAATTCCATCTACGGTGGATTGGAGGAAGAAAGGTGCAGTAACACCTGTGAAGAACCAAGGCCAATGTG GATGTTGTTGGGCATTCTCTGCAGTTGCAGCAACTGAAGGAATCCATAAGTTGACTGCCGGAAAGTTGATTTCTTTATCAGAACAAGAACTTGTTGATTGTGACACAAAAGGTGTTGACCAAGGTTGTGAAGGAGGTCTTATGGATGATGCTTTCAAATTCATCATTCAAAATCATGGACTTAGTACTGAAGCCAAATACCCATATCAAGGTGTTGATGGAACATGCAATGCAAACAAAGCATCCATCAATGCCGTTACAATTACCGGGTATGAAGATGTTCCTGCCAACAATGAGCAGGCACTACAAAAAGCTGTGGCAAATCAACCAATTTCTGTGGCTATTGATGCTAGTGGATCTGactttcaattttataaaagtgGTGTTTTTACTGGTTCATGTGGAACTGAGTTAGATCACGGTGTTACTGCTGTCGGATATGGCGTAAGTAATGATGGAACCAAGTATTGGTTGGTTAAGAATTCTTGGGGAACTGATTGGGGTGAAGAAGGATACATTAGGATGCAAAGAGGAGTTGATGCTGCTGAAGGACTTTGTGGCATTGCAATGGAAGCATCTTACCCTACTGCTTAA
- the LOC123891771 gene encoding probable protein phosphatase 2C 68, with the protein MAAVQANKDMEDQSQVEVGTDALFVGVYDGHKGDAASIYIIDHIFTELLRMIQQNNNSMNEIILRQVVDQMETGFNEFARISFEQHHEVQKSFVSSGCLICIIWKGTLFVANVGDSRAILGSQKGIGKRLVVKQMVSDHSFLNPDIKQEFTELHPDYNNRSRYHSIEVKGLIETSRCIGYAYMKNALFTKRRSFEIPLSEVVTPPFTRPLLSSQPEVFSRVLSDSDRFIIFGSGGFWKLISNEKAARVVNTSPRDRIAERLAMLALEKGAGKRRIKYRDLIEIPKSNCISGNNGNQNYGFRSAYHDDITVIVVYLDQRPYREGVTPKINSYAGYDYAVQQSEFTNFYNNANV; encoded by the exons ATGGCTGCAGTTCAGGCGAATAAGGATATGGAAGATCAGAGCCAAGTTGAAGTTGGCACTGATGCACTCTTTGTTGGAGTTTATGATGGACATAAAGGCGACGCCGCTTCcatctatattatagatcataTCTTCACTGAACTATTAA GGATGATTCAGCAGAATAATAACTCTATGAATGAGATTATTCTGAGGCAAGTTGTTGACCAAATGGAGACAGGTTTTAATGAGTTTGCTAGAATTAGTTTTGAGCAACATCATGAGGTACAGAAGAGTTTTGTTAGTTCAGGTTGTTTGATTTGTATCATATGGAAAGGGACGTTATTTGTCGCCAACGTTGGAGACTCGCGCGCTATACTCGGTTCTCAGAAGGGCATTGGTAAAAGATTGGTTGTTAAACAGATGGTTAGTGATCACAGTTTTCTAAATCCAGATATTAAACAAGAATTCACTGAATTGCATCCAGATTATAATAATCGTAGTCGCTACCATAGCATTGAAGTTAAAGGCTTAATCGAGACAAGTAGATGTATAGGATATGCATATATGAAAAATGCACTGTTCACCAAAAGGAGATCATTCGAAATCCCATTGTCTGAAGTAGTGACTCCACCTTTTACAAGACCTTTGCTATCATCACAGCCAGAAGTTTTTTCAAGAGTCTTAAGTGACAGTGATAGATTCATTATATTTGGATCTGGTGGATTTTGGAAATTGATTTCAAATGAGAAGGCTGCTAGAGTTGTTAACACCAGTCCACGAGATAGAATCGCTGAAAGACTTGCCATGCTTGCTCTAGAGAAGGGGGCTGGTAAAAGGCGGATAAAATATCGTGACCTTATAGAGATTCCTAAGAGTAATTGTATTAGTGGGAACAATGGCAATCAAAATTATGGATTTAGATCGGCTTATCATGATGATATAACTGTGATTGTTGTCTATTTGGACCAAAGGCCATATAGGGAGGGTGTGACGCCAAAGATCAACTCCTATGCAGGCTACGATTACGCAGTTCAACAATCAGAGTTTACAAATTTCTATAATAATGCTAATGTGTGA
- the LOC123891772 gene encoding probable protein phosphatase 2C 43, producing the protein MLPFVKHVLFGTPYQQYFQIEDPQAFANDPLAWSRPLVRYYSGEFSMAAVQANVDMEDKCQVEVGIDALFVGIYDGHKGDTVSIYLKDHIFRELIRLIQENNNNMNENIMKQVVDHMEKGFMESAGRNVFVSSGCLICLIRRGKLYAANVGDSRAVLGSLKGIGKLERLAVKQIVKDHNIDHREVQSAIRDLQPDFRDIDYNINFRTCIMIAEKGLIETTRCIGYAYLKEEVNESDSFEIPSWERVPGRFTRPLLTSQPHVYSRILRDSDKFIIFGSSGFWKGISNKDAAKVVNTSPRDGIAERLATLVLQKGANMRGTRYSQLIGMPKSNQISGSDTRIHNYFQFRSAYHYDITVVVVYLDNNRSNREGVMLEMNSYSSCDDGFQQSEFTNFYNNANA; encoded by the exons ATGCTTCCATTTGTAAAACATGTTCTTTTTGGGACCCCTTATCAACagtattttcaaattgaagacCCTCAGGCATTTGCTAATGACCCTCTGGCGTGGTCGAGGCCACTAGTTAGGTATTACTCTGGCGAATTCTCCATGGCTGCGGTTCAGGCGAATGTGGATATGGAAGATAAGTGCCAAGTTGAAGTTGGCATTGATGCACTCTTTGTTGGAATTTATGATGGCCATAAAGGCGACACGGTTTCCATCTATCTTAAAGATCATATCTTCAGGGAACTAATCA GGCTTATTCAGGAGAATAATAACAATATGAATGAGAACATTATGAAGCAAGTTGTTGACCATATGGAGAAAGGTTTTATGGAGTCTGCTGGAAGAAATGTTTTTGTTAGTTCaggttgtttgatttgtctcatACGGAGAGGGAAGTTATATGCCGCCAATGTTGGAGACTCGCGCGCTGTACTCGGTTCTCTGAAGGGCATTGGTAAACTTGAAAGATTGGCTGTTAAACAGATTGTTAAAGATCACAATATTGATCATCGAGAAGTTCAATCAGCAATCAGGGACTTGCAGCCAGATTTTCGTGATATAGattacaatattaattttcGTACCTGTATAATGATTGCAGAAAAAGGTTTAATCGAGACAACTAGATGTATAGGATATGCATATTTGAAGGAGGAGGTCAATGAAAGTGACTCATTTGAAATCCCGAGTTGGGAAAGAGTGCCTGGACGTTTTACAAGACCTTTGCTAACATCGCAACCACATGTTTATTCAAGAATCTTAAGAGACTCTGATAAATTCATTATATTTGGATCTAGTGGATTTTGGAAAGGGATATCAAATAAGGATGCTGCTAAAGTTGTTAACACCAGTCCACGAGATGGAATCGCAGAAAGACTTGCCACACTTGTTTTACAGAAAGGGGCTAATATGAGGGGAACAAGATATAGTCAACTTATAGGGATGCCTAAGAGTAATCAAATTAGTGGGTCGGACACACGCATTcacaattattttcaatttagatCGGCTTATCATTATGATATAACTGTAGTTGTTGTATATTTGGACAACAACAGGTCAAATAGGGAGGGTGTGATGCTAGAGATGAACTCCTATAGCAGCTGCGATGACGGATTTCAACAATCAGAGTTTACAAATTTCTATAATAATGCTAATGCGTGA
- the LOC123889734 gene encoding protein PHYTOCHROME KINASE SUBSTRATE 4-like has product MKKDMERATAMKTFDCNLPPKSPILRDTDASFSSYLIPQKPNTCQPNNNHNHHRTINDPTSELSIFDAHKYFNEVTNNDSLQKVTISSNNSNSNNNNSRVSPVVININNETESIGIPDSTRYSSASSSVDGYANIRNYRARSFHAATPTASSEASWNSQQGLLSHPPGAISVNIKNPSNPNPNNNSNKNNLRSSLSKPIWLLRRKCPCTGKKSVQVNEKKSTELPKNSIKNPSPVSPSPPPPPPMNNWVNNNNSMDQNQTPTHVVTKSQRFQPVVTTTVRVPFTDGFTFPVLNPNSISTTTKHKNGVVLEEPPRESLEVFRPPDEHTVEAIHAKSLNFPFLPAMSRIVIDDGDAASDASSDLFEIESFSTATQSSSYAGAVYRRNSRDSFDEGSVTTAMTECYEPSEASIEWSVTTADGYDESSIVSGFIGGGGGGGSGGVTAEQWKRKGGNGLLSCRCEKAVSVGPQPVKCEGGQRGATSAWKQVSGGVISRVGGVNINKPPLARSSHSQRNNNNSPRVTSFAFAT; this is encoded by the coding sequence atGAAAAAGGATATGGAAAGAGCAACAGCAATGAAAACCTTTGATTGCAACCTGCCTCCAAAATCACCCATCTTAAGAGATACAGATGCATCTTTCTCATCATATCTCATACCCCAAAAGCCAAACACTTGCCAaccaaataataatcataatcaccACCGCACAATCAACGATCCCACCTCAGAACTCAGCATATTCGATGCGCACAAATACTTCAACGAAGTAACCAATAACGACAGCCTCCAAAAAGTTACGATCAGCAGCAACAACAGCAACAGCAACaataacaatagcagagtttcACCAGTGGTGATTAATATCAACAATGAAACAGAAAGCATTGGTATACCAGATTCTACAAGATACTCCTCGGCTTCTTCCTCGGTGGATGGTTATGCAAACATCAGAAACTATAGAGCGCGTTCCTTCCATGCCGCAACACCAACAGCTTCATCAGAAGCTAGCTGGAATAGTCAACAAGGTTTGTTATCACACCCACCAGGTGCTATCTCAGTTAACATAAAAAACCCTTCAAATCCAAACCCTAACAATAACAGCAACAAAAATAATCTTAGATCATCACTTTCAAAACCAATTTGGCTTTTAAGGAGAAAATGTCCATGCACAGGTAAAAAATCAGTTCAGgtcaatgaaaaaaaatcaacagAATTACCcaaaaatagcataaaaaatCCATCACCAGTTtcaccatcaccaccaccaccaccaccaatgAACAATTGGGTTAACAATAACAATAGCATGGATCAAAATCAAACACCAACTCATGTTGTAACCAAATCACAAAGATTCCAACCAGTGGTAACAACAACTGTAAGAGTACCATTCACTGACGGATTCACATTCCCAGTGTTAAACCCTAattcaatttcaacaacaacaaaacacaaaaacgGCGTCGTTTTGGAAGAACCACCACGAGAATCGCTAGAGGTTTTCCGACCACCAGATGAACACACCGTGGAAGCAATTCATGCTAAATCCCTAAATTTCCCCTTTCTACCGGCTATGTCGCGAATCGTAATCGACGACGGAGACGCCGCGAGTGATGCGAGCTCTGATTTGTTCGAAATCGAGAGTTTCTCAACCGCGACGCAATCGTCATCTTACGCTGGTGCTGTGTACCGTCGAAACAGTAGAGACTCGTTTGATGAAGGATCGGTGACGACGGCGATGACGGAGTGTTATGAGCCGAGTGAGGCGAGTATTGAGTGGAGTGTAACAACCGCGGATGGATACGACGAAAGTAGCATCGTCAGTGGCTTCATCGGCGGCGGAGGAGGCGGTGGTAGTGGTGGCGTGACGGCGGAGCAATGGAAGAGAAAAGGCGGGAATGGGTTGTTAAGCTGTCGGTGTGAAAAAGCGGTTAGTGTGGGGCCACAGCCAGTGAAATGTGAAGGGGGACAAAGAGGGGCCACGTCAGCATGGAAACAAGTGAGTGGTGGTGTAATAAGTAGGGTAGGGGgtgtaaatataaataaacCACCACTTGCTAGGTCTTCTCATTCTCAAAGAAACAATAACAATTCACCTCGTGTCACTTCTTTTGCTTTTGCGACatag